The Desulfatibacillum aliphaticivorans DSM 15576 genome includes a window with the following:
- a CDS encoding calcium/sodium antiporter: MFILGMAGGLALLILGAEILVRGGSALARRFNISELVVGLTIVAFGTSGPELIVSVVSAVQGSTALAVSNVLGSNLFNILVILGASSLITPLEVDKNTVWKGIPFLLLTCAAVFLLAEPAAGCPDTIGALTRFDGYVLLCFFAIFLYYTFSIAKSSGELQETGKSPPEKMSGLLMSGFIAGGMVLLILGGRIFVASAVVLAKKLGMSESLVGLTVVAAGTSLPELASSLMAAYRGRIGMAVGNVVGSNIFNVFLVLGVSAAIRPAPLSPGDFLDNAAVALASLALFLFMFTGKKRSIDRWEGAVFVFAFAAYLWFKITSS; the protein is encoded by the coding sequence ATGTTTATCCTGGGTATGGCGGGCGGATTGGCATTGCTTATCCTAGGGGCGGAGATCCTGGTTCGCGGAGGCTCGGCCCTGGCCCGGCGCTTTAATATCTCCGAACTGGTGGTGGGGCTGACCATCGTGGCTTTCGGCACCTCGGGCCCTGAGTTGATCGTGAGCGTGGTTTCGGCCGTTCAAGGCAGCACGGCCCTGGCCGTCTCCAACGTGCTTGGCAGCAACCTGTTCAACATTCTTGTCATCTTGGGGGCATCCTCCCTAATCACTCCATTGGAGGTGGATAAGAACACCGTCTGGAAAGGCATTCCCTTTTTACTGCTCACCTGCGCCGCGGTTTTTCTCCTGGCCGAACCCGCGGCCGGATGCCCTGACACGATCGGCGCTCTCACCCGCTTTGACGGATATGTCCTGCTGTGCTTCTTCGCTATCTTTCTGTATTATACCTTTTCCATCGCCAAATCTTCCGGGGAGCTCCAGGAGACCGGGAAAAGCCCTCCGGAGAAAATGTCCGGGCTCCTCATGTCCGGATTCATCGCCGGCGGCATGGTGCTTCTCATCCTGGGCGGACGGATTTTTGTGGCGTCCGCTGTGGTCTTGGCCAAAAAGCTGGGCATGAGCGAGTCTCTGGTGGGCCTGACCGTCGTGGCGGCAGGGACGTCCCTGCCGGAACTGGCGTCATCCCTGATGGCCGCCTACCGGGGCAGGATCGGCATGGCCGTGGGCAATGTGGTGGGATCCAATATCTTCAATGTGTTTCTCGTATTGGGCGTCAGCGCGGCCATACGCCCCGCCCCCCTCAGCCCGGGGGATTTTCTGGACAACGCGGCCGTAGCCCTGGCCAGCCTGGCTCTTTTCCTGTTTATGTTCACCGGGAAAAAAAGAAGCATTGACCGGTGGGAGGGAGCTGTCTTTGTCTTTGCATTCGCAGCGTACTTATGGTTTAAAATAACCTCATCCTAA
- a CDS encoding CNNM domain-containing protein, with product MKKHRIIFNALLFFILIVLSGAAFAMGIADTTGAPAQASQSDAALLVLYVLLALVFSFMCSVAEAVLLSVTPSFIAGMEKKAPKKAALLKKLKQDDVDRSLAAILTLNTIAHTVGAIGSGAKATAVFGSAWFGVFSAVMTLMILFFSEIIPKTLGAVYWRSLSGLTAKFVRALIFCLYPLILISEQLTKVIARNADIHVFSREEFIAMAGVGAESGHINERESRIIRNLFRLEFLKAEDIMTPRMVISALPNRLTIAQALERCGDAPFSRLPVYGENVDDITGFVLKDDLLLAMAKGQVDVSLESLKREMPVVAKDAPISGLLELFLDKRQHIALVAGTYGGTKGLVTLEDVVETLLGMEIMDEMDEVKDMQALARKQWSKRAKAMGLDVDAAGKDSNNMDANQPSCNLKT from the coding sequence GTGAAAAAACATAGAATCATATTCAATGCGCTTCTTTTTTTTATACTCATAGTACTGAGCGGAGCGGCTTTCGCCATGGGGATCGCCGATACGACCGGGGCGCCGGCCCAGGCTTCGCAATCCGACGCGGCGCTTTTGGTCCTTTACGTGCTTTTGGCCCTGGTGTTTTCCTTTATGTGCTCCGTGGCCGAGGCCGTGCTATTAAGTGTAACGCCTTCCTTTATCGCCGGAATGGAGAAAAAAGCCCCCAAAAAGGCAGCCTTGCTGAAAAAGCTCAAGCAGGACGACGTGGACCGGTCCCTGGCCGCTATCCTGACGCTGAACACCATCGCCCACACGGTGGGCGCCATCGGCTCGGGCGCCAAGGCCACGGCCGTTTTCGGCAGTGCGTGGTTCGGGGTGTTTTCCGCGGTCATGACCCTGATGATCCTGTTTTTCTCCGAGATCATTCCCAAAACCCTGGGGGCCGTTTACTGGCGCAGCCTGTCCGGCCTTACGGCCAAATTCGTCCGCGCCTTGATCTTCTGTTTGTATCCCCTGATCCTCATTTCCGAGCAGTTGACCAAGGTCATCGCCCGGAATGCTGACATCCACGTGTTCAGCCGGGAGGAGTTCATCGCCATGGCCGGGGTTGGGGCGGAATCCGGGCACATCAACGAGCGGGAGTCCCGGATCATCCGCAACTTGTTTCGCCTGGAGTTCCTGAAGGCTGAGGACATCATGACTCCCCGCATGGTCATATCCGCCCTGCCCAACAGATTGACCATAGCCCAGGCCCTGGAACGTTGCGGGGACGCGCCTTTTTCCCGCCTGCCCGTCTATGGGGAAAACGTGGACGACATCACCGGCTTCGTCCTCAAGGACGACCTGCTGCTGGCCATGGCCAAAGGCCAGGTGGACGTCTCCCTGGAAAGTCTGAAGCGGGAGATGCCTGTCGTCGCCAAGGACGCGCCCATCTCCGGCTTGCTGGAATTGTTTTTGGATAAGCGCCAGCACATTGCTTTGGTGGCCGGAACCTACGGCGGAACCAAAGGCCTTGTCACCCTGGAGGACGTGGTGGAAACCCTGTTGGGTATGGAAATCATGGACGAAATGGACGAGGTCAAGGACATGCAGGCCCTTGCCCGCAAGCAGTGGAGCAAACGGGCCAAAGCCATGGGCCTGGACGTGGACGCAGCCGGCAAGGATTCAAACAACATGGATGCAAACCAGCCATCCTGCAACCTGAAAACATAG
- a CDS encoding cobalamin B12-binding domain-containing protein — protein sequence MISENVYNNYLDHLLGGRRAQCARVVQELLDQEIAIKDLYSGLFQESLYETGRLWERNKISVAREHLVTAITEGLMNLVYPALFGKEKNGKSAVVSCVPNEPHRVGAKMASDVFELHGWSVYFLGADTPIDDLLHFVDRVKPDLVGLSCSAYFNFPNLILEIEALKAEFASLDIAVGGRVLAIENLDSINKYPNTMCIHSLPELEDMLQSSRFVVA from the coding sequence ATGATATCGGAAAATGTCTACAACAATTACCTGGATCATCTCCTGGGCGGCCGCCGCGCCCAGTGCGCACGCGTAGTGCAAGAGTTGCTGGACCAGGAGATTGCAATCAAGGACCTTTATTCAGGCCTGTTCCAGGAAAGCCTTTACGAAACCGGGCGTCTTTGGGAGAGGAACAAAATATCGGTCGCCAGGGAGCATTTGGTCACCGCCATTACCGAAGGCTTGATGAATCTGGTCTATCCCGCTTTGTTCGGGAAGGAAAAAAACGGAAAAAGCGCTGTTGTTTCCTGCGTTCCCAACGAACCGCATCGAGTGGGGGCGAAAATGGCGTCGGACGTTTTCGAACTACACGGATGGAGCGTCTACTTCCTGGGCGCCGATACTCCCATAGATGATTTGCTCCACTTTGTGGACAGGGTGAAACCCGACCTGGTGGGGTTGTCGTGCAGTGCGTATTTTAACTTCCCCAATCTGATACTAGAGATAGAGGCGTTAAAGGCCGAGTTCGCATCCCTGGACATCGCCGTGGGCGGCCGAGTGCTCGCCATAGAAAACCTTGACAGCATCAACAAATACCCCAACACCATGTGCATCCACTCATTACCGGAGTTGGAGGACATGCTGCAATCCAGTCGTTTTGTCGTTGCTTGA
- a CDS encoding DUF2179 domain-containing protein, with translation MEFFTDLPLIVQGALIFCLRIVDVSLGTIRTIMIVQGKTWISFCLGFFEVFIWLSVISTVVPLIKDRPGLIFFYALGFASGNFAGIKLERWMAAGHMILRAISIKNGREMASLIRGRGYEVTTFAGEGLEGPVMQLFIVCRRRDVGAIIAMIKSVDPEAFYITERAGSVSKVIRPFMAPPTGWRAVLKKK, from the coding sequence ATGGAATTCTTTACGGACCTGCCTCTCATTGTCCAGGGAGCGCTTATTTTTTGCCTGCGCATTGTGGACGTGTCATTGGGCACCATACGAACCATCATGATCGTCCAGGGCAAAACCTGGATTTCCTTTTGCCTGGGCTTTTTTGAGGTCTTTATCTGGCTGTCCGTCATATCCACGGTCGTGCCCCTCATCAAGGACCGGCCGGGCCTGATTTTCTTTTACGCCCTGGGCTTCGCCTCCGGCAATTTCGCGGGAATCAAGTTGGAGCGGTGGATGGCGGCCGGGCACATGATACTGCGGGCCATTTCCATAAAAAACGGAAGGGAAATGGCCTCACTGATTCGGGGGCGAGGCTACGAGGTCACCACCTTTGCGGGGGAGGGCCTGGAAGGCCCGGTCATGCAGTTGTTCATTGTCTGCAGGCGCAGGGACGTGGGGGCCATCATCGCCATGATCAAGTCGGTCGATCCGGAGGCTTTTTATATCACGGAAAGGGCCGGAAGCGTCAGCAAGGTGATCAGGCCGTTCATGGCGCCGCCCACCGGCTGGAGAGCGGTTTTGAAAAAAAAGTAA